In a genomic window of Amblyomma americanum isolate KBUSLIRL-KWMA chromosome 4, ASM5285725v1, whole genome shotgun sequence:
- the LOC144128589 gene encoding uncharacterized protein LOC144128589 — protein sequence MWAAENYAPGLIAISESAGENPLQSQRPKWRRLCRYLGVLGFLSLLGVGLCFAIALAVAEPPGHASWEYLLISSPVVIPGLLALYLCTRRCCGLILNLVFAFLALLSGAVLVATETLSSIGIMLTIVGALILAVILVTLVHDRVTGRTYDEDGELGARSLRHRDLLFGDDASQRAYPNCAPLRRSFRLASQKKKHHAQVQFIVPELPPPSSGLHSRNSPEHGAHPQQVSPEAPSTPEGMTVDGPQEVASTSGELDEEGCETTHACPHTPQPQAMASEQAS from the exons ATGTGGGCTGCCGAGAACTACGCACCGGGCCTGATCGCCATCAGCGAGAGCGCCGGCGAGAACCCGCTCCAGAGCCAGCGGCCAAAATGGCGTCGCCTGTGCCGCTACCTGGGCGTGCTCGGATTCCTGTCCCTTCTGGGCGTCGGGCTGTGCTTCGCCATCGCGCTCGCCGTCGCCGAGCCACCGGGACACGCCTCATGGGAGTACCTGCTCATCTCGAGCCCCGTGGTGATCCCGGGCCTTCTCGCCCTGTACCTGTGCACCCGGCGCTGCTGCGGCCTCATCCTCAACCTGGTGTTCGCCTTCCTCGCCCTGCTCAGTGGGGCGGTGCTGGTAGCCACCGAGACGCTGTCCTCCATAGGAATCATGCTCACCATCGTGGGAGCACTCATCCTGGCGGTGATCCTGGTGACGCTCGTCCACGATCGGGTCACCGGCAGGACGTACGACGAGGACGGCGAGTTGGGGGCGCGGAGCCTGCGCCACCGGGACCTGCTGTTCGGCGACGACGCGTCTCAGAGGGCGTACCCAAACTGCGCGCCGCTCCGGAGAAGCTTCCGCCTGGCCTCGCAGAAGAAAAAGCACCACGCTCAG GTGCAGTTCATCGTCCCCGAGCTGCCCCCGCCCTCATCGGGTCTGCATTCCCGCAACAGCCCCGAGCACGGAGCGCACCCTCAGCAGGTCTCACCCGAGGCCCCCTCGACACCTGAAGGCATGACGGTCGACGGCCCTCAAGAAGTCGCCAGTACCAGCGGGGAGCTAGACGAAGAAGGCTGCGAGACTACGCACGCCTGTCCGCACACCCCGCAGCCACAAGCCATGGCTTCCGAGCAGGCATCGTGA